Proteins encoded in a region of the Gallalistipes aquisgranensis genome:
- a CDS encoding PKD-like family lipoprotein, translating to MKIFGRFLIAFLLGSVLATGCYEDKGNYDYSTPGDDIVVSRFDTVKNIRLTWAYDEQIEIEPGFRIVTDRVRETDLGYEWNIDGEVVSSERVLRIDPLPVGRHSGTFTVIDEAHGLRYNSIFTLVITSSFSEGWFILSDDGGKSLLSYVNLVDENTPGELVRDVYGEVNGEELGSDPRKIRIVSYDGSPVTYEWEVLQGSGSVSIDQATMAKIGVIDEEFVGGAAPAGFVAVDGFQRDGGSIVLSEDGKVYQRDFSIYNNFPVAHSGKYGSTPVYVEGGMNIALMNGFDHFTVKSYGHIPFALLYDKQNNRFLSIYGYNAGGSASDQFGVFGTVKIPEAAAVKPGDTDSESGLEFPDPAGLGDYTVQAMGARITAAQGTRVATTATNYILLKSTVDGKYYILSFSYKMNSATSVAIELLGFKAFPETEGFNDQSLFEVLIGGQEVIFYTAGADNNTLYAYDILDGTSRSVYTAPSRITALSTGVVDIPLASSLVQLAKTAYKDRMMVGTSTGSAALLDISESAVLAGNTPAIKTFTGLGQVVDMDFYIPKNAYCYYGY from the coding sequence ATGAAAATATTTGGCAGATTCCTGATCGCATTCCTGCTGGGCAGCGTGCTGGCTACGGGATGCTACGAAGATAAGGGGAATTACGACTATTCCACCCCGGGTGACGACATCGTGGTCTCCCGTTTCGACACGGTGAAAAATATCCGCCTCACCTGGGCGTACGATGAGCAGATCGAGATCGAGCCCGGATTCAGGATCGTTACGGACCGGGTGAGAGAGACCGATCTGGGATACGAATGGAACATCGACGGCGAGGTGGTTTCCTCCGAGCGCGTACTCCGTATCGATCCCCTCCCCGTAGGGCGTCATTCGGGGACCTTCACGGTGATCGACGAAGCGCACGGACTGCGCTATAATTCGATTTTTACACTGGTTATCACCTCGTCCTTCTCGGAAGGCTGGTTCATCCTGTCGGACGACGGCGGCAAATCGCTGCTCAGTTACGTCAATCTGGTGGATGAGAATACGCCCGGTGAACTGGTACGGGACGTGTACGGCGAAGTGAACGGCGAGGAACTCGGTTCCGATCCCCGCAAGATACGCATCGTCTCCTATGACGGTTCCCCGGTAACTTACGAGTGGGAGGTGTTGCAGGGCAGCGGCAGCGTCAGCATCGACCAGGCTACGATGGCCAAGATCGGGGTGATCGACGAGGAGTTCGTGGGTGGTGCGGCTCCGGCCGGGTTCGTGGCCGTGGACGGCTTCCAGCGCGACGGCGGTTCGATCGTGCTTTCGGAGGACGGAAAGGTCTATCAGCGCGATTTCAGTATTTACAATAATTTTCCCGTAGCCCATTCGGGTAAGTACGGTTCTACGCCCGTCTACGTGGAGGGCGGCATGAACATTGCCCTGATGAACGGGTTCGACCACTTTACCGTGAAGTCCTACGGTCATATACCTTTCGCCTTGCTGTACGACAAGCAGAACAACCGTTTTCTGAGTATTTACGGTTACAATGCGGGCGGTAGCGCTTCCGACCAGTTCGGCGTATTCGGTACGGTAAAGATTCCCGAGGCCGCAGCGGTGAAACCGGGTGATACCGATTCCGAATCGGGGCTCGAATTTCCCGATCCGGCCGGTCTGGGCGATTACACCGTGCAGGCGATGGGAGCGCGTATCACAGCGGCGCAGGGAACCCGAGTGGCGACTACGGCGACCAATTACATCCTGCTGAAATCGACCGTCGACGGGAAATATTATATCCTTTCGTTCAGCTATAAGATGAATTCCGCCACCTCCGTGGCGATCGAACTGCTCGGTTTCAAGGCTTTCCCCGAAACGGAAGGTTTCAATGACCAGAGCCTGTTCGAGGTGCTCATCGGCGGACAGGAGGTGATCTTCTATACGGCCGGGGCCGACAACAACACCCTCTATGCCTACGACATCCTCGATGGAACGAGCCGGTCGGTTTATACGGCACCTTCCCGCATTACGGCTTTGAGTACGGGGGTCGTGGACATTCCCCTGGCCAGTTCGCTCGTTCAATTGGCCAAAACCGCCTACAAGGACCGGATGATGGTGGGAACCTCGACGGGTTCGGCGGCGTTGCTCGACATTTCGGAGAGTGCGGTTCTGGCAGGAAATACGCCCGCGATCAAAACCTTCACCGGACTCGGACAGGTCGTGGATATGGATTTCTACATTCCGAAAAATGCCTATTGCTATTACGGATATTGA
- a CDS encoding DUF4843 domain-containing protein: MRKLIYIVAAALALGACSEETIPVYDGSRSYVYFTEDSTEITRFSFKTVPGQTEYTVSLPVEIVGVTPTQTLGYKLSVDPARTTAPAEAYELDPDPVIQAGRFDGTTFVTVKKVAAMDERELDIAVRIVEGGAYLPGPTTNVLHIIRVSNIISQPGWWNDDFANAFLGTYTDEKYEEFIKATQVSDLTDMDNSQIASLCRQFVYYLREKKDNGEEVFEKDGTPMLDGININA, translated from the coding sequence ATGAGAAAACTGATATATATTGTGGCTGCGGCTCTCGCACTGGGGGCCTGCTCGGAGGAGACGATCCCCGTGTACGACGGCAGCAGGAGTTACGTCTATTTCACGGAGGATTCGACCGAGATCACCCGTTTTTCGTTCAAGACGGTTCCCGGACAGACCGAGTACACCGTCTCCCTGCCCGTGGAGATCGTGGGTGTGACCCCGACCCAGACATTGGGCTACAAACTGTCGGTCGACCCGGCGCGGACGACGGCCCCGGCCGAGGCTTACGAACTCGATCCCGATCCGGTGATCCAGGCAGGCCGGTTCGACGGGACCACTTTCGTGACCGTGAAGAAGGTGGCCGCCATGGACGAACGGGAGCTGGACATCGCCGTGCGGATCGTGGAGGGTGGGGCCTACCTGCCCGGTCCCACGACCAATGTGCTGCACATCATCCGGGTTTCGAACATCATTTCCCAGCCGGGATGGTGGAACGACGATTTCGCGAATGCTTTTCTGGGCACTTATACCGATGAGAAGTACGAGGAGTTCATCAAGGCCACCCAGGTAAGCGACCTGACCGATATGGACAACAGCCAGATCGCTTCTCTGTGCCGGCAGTTCGTCTATTATCTGCGCGAGAAGAAGGACAACGGGGAAGAGGTGTTCGAGAAAGACGGCACCCCGATGCTCGACGGAATTAATATCAACGCTTAA